A region from the Bacteroidota bacterium genome encodes:
- the recA gene encoding recombinase RecA, giving the protein MADDRKEKLKALQLTVDKLDKTYGKGTIMKLGDSKVMQVDTISTGSLGLDIALGIGGLPKGRVVEIYGPESSGKTTLAIQAIANCQKQGGIAAFIDAEHAFDKGYAEKLGVNVDELLISQPDDGEQALDITEHLIRSGAIDIIVIDSVAALVPRSELEGEMGDSKMGLHARLMSQAMRKLTGSISKSGCCCIFINQLREKIGVMFGNPETTTGGNALKFYASIRLDIRRIGQIKDGDILTGNRTRVKVVKNKLAPPFRMCEFDIMYGQGVSKSGEIIDIGVELGVIQKSGSWFSYEGSKLGQGRDAVKQLIEDNPEMMAEIEKKVKAKFAEGAGTEESAKPEAAKE; this is encoded by the coding sequence ATGGCAGACGACAGAAAAGAAAAACTAAAGGCGCTTCAACTAACCGTTGACAAGTTAGATAAGACTTATGGTAAAGGCACCATCATGAAATTAGGCGATTCTAAAGTCATGCAGGTAGATACAATTTCTACCGGTTCCTTAGGTTTGGATATTGCCTTGGGCATTGGTGGCCTACCTAAAGGTAGAGTGGTAGAAATTTACGGACCGGAATCTTCCGGCAAGACTACCTTGGCTATTCAGGCTATTGCCAATTGTCAAAAGCAAGGTGGCATCGCTGCTTTTATAGATGCCGAGCACGCTTTTGATAAAGGATATGCAGAGAAATTGGGAGTCAATGTAGATGAACTTCTTATCTCCCAACCCGATGACGGCGAACAGGCTTTGGACATTACCGAACACTTGATTCGTTCCGGTGCCATAGATATCATCGTCATTGATTCTGTAGCTGCCTTAGTTCCACGCAGTGAGTTAGAAGGAGAAATGGGCGATTCTAAAATGGGTTTGCATGCCAGATTGATGAGTCAGGCTATGCGTAAACTTACCGGCAGTATTTCTAAATCCGGCTGCTGCTGCATCTTCATCAATCAGTTGCGCGAAAAAATTGGAGTAATGTTCGGCAATCCCGAAACCACTACCGGTGGTAATGCGCTGAAGTTTTATGCTTCTATTCGTTTAGACATTCGTCGAATCGGTCAAATCAAAGACGGCGATATTCTGACCGGTAACCGTACTCGGGTAAAAGTAGTTAAGAATAAACTAGCACCACCTTTCAGAATGTGTGAGTTTGACATTATGTATGGACAGGGTGTTTCTAAGTCAGGCGAAATTATTGACATCGGGGTAGAATTAGGAGTCATTCAAAAAAGCGGCTCTTGGTTCAGCTACGAAGGATCTAAACTAGGTCAAGGAAGAGATGCGGTGAAGCAGTTGATAGAAGACAACCCCGAAATGATGGCCGAAATAGAGAAGAAAGTAAAAGCAAAGTTTGCTGAAGGTGCCGGAACGGAGGAATCCGCAAAACCCGAAGCAGCTAAAGAATAA
- a CDS encoding M1 family peptidase, whose translation MMKKFTPLFFCATLLFLTVNAQHYNDQGPENNFQSASNPYYWKNRTPHGAYWQQDVHYRIKASINDSTNIITGTQQLTYTNNSPDTLYFLFFNMYQNAFQPGSYLDNLQKNNGEKVRYGKYEKMKLGIEVSNIRDGGDSLITELDNTVMKVFLKKPILPGSSRTLDMRFTTYYENGSTRRRMKSYQVWQYKHFNGCQWFPKICVYDSKSGWNTDQHLGREFYGDFGTYDVDLTFPNDYILEATGVLQNESEVLPDSLKKKLDIYNFKDKKWDSKPDTIVPHIKGATKTWRYHAENVHDFAFTADPTYRIHDTIIYPGRMNGGGVRCVAIVQEPHASKWQNAAEYLAQIIHVFSRDFGVFEYPKIVVADASDGMEYPMLTLDGGKDPDYRGLLVHEVGHNWFYGMLGNNETYRAFMDEGFTQFLTAWGLEAIDGDTLVHDRIKNCYVRKFSEPNNPRDRNCYVGYLSDAIRYDDSPLNTHSDGFGGALGHGGGYRHVYFKTATMLYNLQYVLGDSLFSAAIKNYVAQWKFAHPYPEDFRNSITHFTHADLKWFFDQWMETIKNIDYKIGCVHKGKEKDQYHIRLKRKGKMQMPIDLQVISKDGTEYNYHIPNTWFEKSVTADRSTVLPKWQGWDLLYPTYDAVVTIPGGIKNVIIDPSNRLADINMLDNRKKGKVEFRFDSRIYPATGWKKYRIYMRPDIWWNAYDGFKVGFNLHGNYFNVKHNFSFTAWMNTHLAQGRGVYNLDKTMNKKADWFSYRFTYSNAIDQVIPRGTFYLQSQCLDGLQLNKIGLSKQFPAGFSADLNVKAFTRPRQSGRNYLLYSGDSLNPPEWNSFWTEGKKVNLSVNLTGTYSYNKRKINGYITAHLRSGVLTPGTGYHYLEVTNVLTAAVWKFDFRTRIFGRIAPGTNMVSESALYFAGGNPEEMMDSKYYRAVGFVPQSWADSYGDNINHLHFAGGLNMRGYSGYRIGEVDVNGVVQNPYKGNSGASINAEIDFNRIVPVKSKWLREHFMLNTYLFGDAGSIAYINSNNRQQWSSVRVDAGVGAAFTIKKFGPLQGIKPLTFRFDVPFYVSHTPFVSDKNFDFRWVVAISRTF comes from the coding sequence ATGATGAAAAAATTTACTCCTCTGTTTTTTTGTGCTACCCTACTTTTTTTAACTGTAAACGCGCAGCACTATAACGACCAAGGGCCCGAAAACAATTTTCAATCAGCCAGCAATCCTTATTACTGGAAAAACAGAACACCCCACGGCGCCTACTGGCAGCAGGATGTTCACTACCGAATAAAGGCCAGCATCAATGATTCAACAAACATCATTACAGGTACTCAGCAATTGACCTATACCAATAATTCGCCAGACACGCTGTACTTTCTGTTCTTCAATATGTATCAGAACGCTTTTCAGCCGGGTTCCTATCTGGATAATCTCCAAAAGAATAACGGTGAAAAAGTGCGATACGGAAAGTATGAAAAGATGAAGTTGGGAATCGAAGTCAGTAATATTAGAGATGGAGGCGACAGTCTAATCACAGAATTGGATAACACAGTGATGAAGGTGTTTCTGAAAAAACCAATCCTGCCCGGTAGCAGCAGAACGCTTGACATGCGATTCACTACCTATTACGAAAATGGTTCTACACGCCGACGGATGAAGAGTTACCAAGTCTGGCAGTACAAACATTTCAATGGCTGCCAGTGGTTCCCTAAAATTTGTGTCTATGATTCTAAAAGCGGCTGGAACACCGACCAGCACTTAGGCCGTGAATTTTATGGTGATTTCGGAACCTATGATGTGGACTTGACTTTCCCGAATGATTACATTTTAGAAGCAACCGGTGTGTTGCAAAACGAAAGTGAGGTGCTACCCGATTCCTTGAAAAAGAAATTAGACATCTACAATTTCAAGGATAAAAAATGGGATTCCAAACCAGATACCATCGTGCCGCACATAAAAGGAGCAACAAAAACCTGGAGATATCATGCAGAAAACGTTCATGATTTTGCTTTTACTGCCGACCCTACTTATCGGATTCACGACACGATTATTTATCCGGGAAGAATGAATGGAGGTGGGGTGCGCTGTGTAGCGATTGTGCAGGAACCGCACGCATCTAAATGGCAAAATGCTGCCGAATATCTGGCTCAGATCATTCATGTTTTCAGCCGAGATTTTGGGGTCTTTGAATATCCAAAGATCGTAGTGGCCGATGCTTCAGACGGAATGGAATACCCCATGCTAACGCTGGACGGTGGCAAAGACCCGGACTATAGAGGATTGCTGGTGCATGAGGTGGGTCATAATTGGTTCTACGGCATGCTTGGAAATAATGAAACCTATAGAGCCTTTATGGATGAAGGTTTCACACAATTTCTTACCGCATGGGGGTTGGAAGCAATAGACGGCGACACCTTGGTTCACGACCGGATTAAAAACTGTTATGTCCGTAAGTTTTCAGAGCCAAACAATCCGCGCGACCGCAATTGTTATGTGGGCTATTTGTCAGACGCTATCCGCTATGACGATTCCCCACTCAACACGCATAGCGACGGCTTTGGTGGTGCATTAGGTCATGGAGGAGGTTACCGTCATGTGTATTTTAAGACAGCCACTATGCTCTATAATCTCCAATATGTTCTGGGCGACTCCTTGTTCAGTGCTGCCATAAAAAATTACGTGGCTCAGTGGAAATTCGCCCATCCCTATCCGGAAGATTTCCGCAACTCTATTACCCACTTTACACATGCTGATCTAAAATGGTTTTTCGACCAGTGGATGGAGACCATCAAAAACATTGATTATAAAATTGGCTGTGTCCATAAAGGAAAAGAAAAAGACCAATACCATATCCGGTTGAAGCGAAAAGGCAAAATGCAAATGCCAATTGATCTTCAAGTGATTTCAAAGGACGGTACGGAATACAATTATCATATACCCAATACCTGGTTTGAAAAATCAGTAACCGCCGACCGTTCAACTGTTCTGCCCAAATGGCAAGGATGGGATTTGCTTTATCCAACCTATGATGCTGTTGTAACTATTCCCGGAGGAATCAAAAACGTGATAATAGATCCCAGCAATAGATTAGCCGACATCAACATGCTAGACAACCGCAAGAAAGGTAAAGTAGAATTTCGTTTTGATTCGCGCATCTATCCTGCTACCGGTTGGAAGAAGTACCGTATTTATATGCGTCCAGATATTTGGTGGAACGCTTATGATGGATTCAAAGTAGGGTTCAATCTGCATGGAAATTATTTCAATGTGAAACATAATTTTTCGTTCACCGCTTGGATGAATACACACCTCGCACAAGGCAGGGGAGTTTACAACCTTGATAAAACCATGAATAAAAAGGCGGATTGGTTTAGCTACCGGTTCACCTATTCTAATGCCATTGACCAGGTAATTCCACGAGGGACTTTCTATCTGCAAAGTCAGTGCTTGGATGGTTTGCAGTTGAACAAGATAGGCTTGAGCAAACAATTTCCTGCTGGCTTCTCCGCTGACCTGAACGTGAAAGCATTTACCAGACCTCGTCAATCTGGTAGAAACTATCTGCTCTATTCAGGTGATTCGCTCAATCCGCCTGAATGGAACAGCTTCTGGACCGAAGGGAAGAAAGTGAATCTTTCAGTCAACCTTACCGGAACATATTCTTATAACAAGCGTAAGATAAACGGATATATCACTGCTCATTTGCGGTCGGGAGTATTGACCCCCGGCACCGGTTACCATTATTTGGAAGTTACCAATGTTTTGACGGCTGCTGTTTGGAAGTTTGATTTCCGCACGAGAATATTCGGTCGCATAGCGCCGGGAACCAATATGGTCAGCGAATCTGCTCTCTACTTTGCAGGGGGCAACCCGGAAGAAATGATGGATAGCAAATATTACCGTGCCGTGGGCTTTGTTCCTCAAAGTTGGGCAGATTCTTACGGAGATAATATCAACCATCTGCATTTTGCCGGAGGATTGAACATGAGAGGCTATTCCGGATACCGGATTGGAGAAGTGGATGTGAACGGTGTAGTGCAGAATCCTTATAAAGGAAATTCAGGAGCATCCATCAATGCCGAAATAGATTTTAACCGGATCGTTCCGGTGAAGAGCAAATGGCTGCGGGAACATTTCATGTTGAACACATATCTTTTCGGCGATGCAGGAAGTATTGCTTACATCAATTCGAATAATCGCCAACAGTGGTCTTCTGTACGTGTAGATGCCGGTGTGGGCGCTGCATTTACCATCAAGAAATTTGGACCGTTACAAGGTATAAAGCCGCTAACTTTTCGATTCGATGTGCCATTCTATGTCAGCCATACTCCATTTGTCAGCGATAAAAATTTCGATTTCCGTTGGGTAGTGGCTATCAGTCGAACATTTTAG
- the dprA gene encoding DNA-protecting protein DprA encodes MNNPASNQLLYQIALTLLPNVGSVLAKNLLAYCGSPEEVFHFSSARLEKIPNIGKDTAKAISDKASLKYALDEAEKELKFCDDYKIKPLFFTDDEYPKRLKHCEDSPMVLYFKGNANLNEDRVVGVIGTRNITDYGKDLTKKLIRDLSSQNILVISGLAYGVDVAAHKACLDLNLRTVGVLGHGLKKISPSEHKQVAMKMVSNGGLLTEFLSTDPGLAHNFPKRNRIVAGLCDAIVVVESAIKGGGLITANIANSYNRDVFAFPGKASDKMSTGCNFLIKTNKAALIESGEDLLKAMMWNEDINQKASKEPRQLSLILSPDEQKLYELLKVGDTIEIDQLLSVSGMSSSQLAGILLEMEMNGLVLSLPGKRYKLN; translated from the coding sequence TTGAATAATCCCGCTTCTAATCAATTACTCTATCAGATTGCGCTGACCCTTCTGCCGAATGTGGGAAGTGTTTTGGCTAAAAACCTTTTGGCTTATTGTGGTAGCCCTGAAGAGGTGTTTCACTTTTCTAGTGCCAGACTGGAGAAGATACCAAATATAGGTAAAGACACAGCAAAAGCCATTTCCGATAAAGCGTCTTTGAAATACGCCTTAGATGAAGCGGAAAAGGAATTGAAATTCTGTGATGATTATAAGATTAAACCACTATTTTTTACGGATGATGAGTACCCGAAACGGCTAAAACATTGTGAAGATTCACCAATGGTGCTTTACTTTAAGGGAAACGCAAACTTAAATGAAGATAGAGTAGTTGGAGTAATTGGCACCAGAAATATTACAGACTACGGGAAGGATTTAACTAAGAAACTGATTCGCGACTTATCGTCTCAAAATATACTTGTTATCAGTGGCCTTGCCTATGGAGTAGACGTGGCGGCTCATAAAGCTTGCCTTGATTTAAACTTAAGAACTGTCGGGGTTCTTGGTCATGGACTTAAAAAAATATCTCCATCGGAGCACAAACAAGTGGCTATGAAAATGGTGTCAAACGGTGGATTACTTACCGAATTTTTATCTACGGATCCAGGCCTTGCTCATAATTTTCCTAAGAGAAATAGAATTGTTGCTGGTCTATGTGATGCCATTGTAGTAGTGGAATCAGCCATTAAAGGCGGTGGATTAATCACCGCCAACATTGCCAACTCATACAATCGTGATGTCTTTGCTTTTCCGGGAAAGGCAAGCGATAAAATGAGCACCGGTTGTAACTTTCTGATCAAAACCAACAAAGCGGCCTTGATTGAAAGCGGTGAAGATTTGCTGAAGGCTATGATGTGGAATGAGGATATAAACCAAAAGGCATCTAAAGAGCCTCGGCAACTTTCTTTAATCCTTTCTCCCGATGAACAGAAGTTATATGAATTGCTGAAAGTAGGTGACACTATAGAAATAGACCAACTACTCTCTGTTAGCGGAATGAGTTCCAGTCAGTTGGCAGGTATTCTTTTGGAAATGGAAATGAACGGCTTGGTGCTTTCCTTGCCGGGAAAGCGATATAAGTTGAATTGA